A genome region from Chryseobacterium sp. G0186 includes the following:
- the rodA gene encoding rod shape-determining protein RodA encodes MKWTEGIDKLGLGLYFLLCIFAIANIYSVDQKLGEKQLIFFCISVFVGLIIFVGRSKFFENMAGIIYIGGVLLLIGLFPFGKEILGQKNWYKFGSFTMQPVEFAKIGTSLMVANYVSGPDFNLKNRKSLLTALAIIGIPAVVVLAIPDVGSMLVFIAFFIALYREGLSGMLFGIGFIFAGVFLVSLAIPPVYVAVAVLIIVGVLIAMNYHRMSWDVISISGIIGSVILLCGLAFGSPYILEKLPKHQRERIEVLYKGEKAFRDTSGYNLLYSKTAIGSGGLLGKGYREGSVTQGKFVPEQETDYIFCTVGEEWGFLGSAMLILCYMVYIGRIYYLAEKQKSTFNRVFGYCFASILLMHFSINLGMVMGLFPTVGIPLPYFSYGGSSLLAFSMMTFIFFKLNYSDKNSLV; translated from the coding sequence ATGAAATGGACTGAAGGAATAGATAAATTGGGCCTTGGGCTGTATTTCCTGCTTTGCATTTTTGCTATTGCAAATATCTACAGTGTTGATCAGAAACTAGGAGAAAAGCAGTTGATTTTCTTCTGTATATCCGTATTTGTGGGTCTTATTATTTTCGTAGGCAGAAGTAAGTTCTTCGAAAACATGGCAGGGATCATTTATATCGGAGGGGTGCTCTTATTAATTGGGCTTTTCCCTTTTGGAAAAGAAATCCTAGGGCAGAAAAACTGGTACAAGTTTGGAAGTTTTACCATGCAGCCGGTAGAATTTGCAAAAATTGGAACCTCTCTAATGGTTGCCAATTATGTTTCCGGACCTGATTTTAATCTGAAGAATAGAAAATCATTATTGACGGCCCTGGCGATTATCGGAATTCCGGCAGTTGTAGTACTGGCTATTCCTGATGTTGGCTCCATGCTTGTTTTTATTGCATTTTTTATTGCTTTATACAGAGAAGGGCTAAGCGGGATGTTGTTCGGAATAGGATTTATTTTTGCAGGGGTCTTTTTAGTTTCGCTCGCCATACCTCCGGTCTATGTAGCAGTGGCTGTCTTGATAATAGTAGGTGTTTTAATTGCCATGAATTATCATAGAATGTCCTGGGATGTAATCTCTATCTCCGGAATTATAGGATCTGTTATTCTGCTTTGCGGATTGGCCTTTGGTTCCCCTTATATCTTAGAGAAGCTTCCTAAGCACCAGAGAGAAAGAATTGAAGTTCTTTATAAAGGAGAAAAAGCCTTTAGAGATACTTCAGGATATAACCTCTTGTATTCCAAGACTGCAATTGGATCTGGAGGACTTCTTGGGAAGGGATATCGAGAAGGGTCCGTAACCCAGGGGAAATTCGTTCCTGAGCAGGAAACCGATTATATATTCTGTACCGTAGGTGAAGAATGGGGATTCTTGGGAAGTGCAATGCTTATCTTGTGCTACATGGTTTATATTGGCCGGATTTATTATCTGGCAGAAAAACAGAAATCTACTTTTAATAGAGTGTTTGGATATTGCTTCGCTTCGATCCTGCTGATGCATTTTTCCATCAATTTAGGGATGGTTATGGGGCTTTTCCCTACTGTAGGTATCCCTCTTCCTTATTTCAGTTATGGTGGAAGTTCCTTATTGGCTTTCTCTATGATGACTTTTATTTTCTTTAAACTTAATTATTCAGACAAAAACAGTTTGGTGTAG
- a CDS encoding pentapeptide repeat-containing protein translates to MKEAYILDQTFENTACSQLEKGEYENCTFRNCSFEYGDLSGFSFTDCEFISCNLSMAKLVNTGFREVIFKECKMFGLQFNTCNEFGMTFKFEGCFLNNSVFYQTSIKKTVFKDSRLIEVDFTECDLSNAVINNCDLSGAVFDDTNLEKADLRTSFNYSIDPALNRLKKAKFSLSEVSGLLYKLDIQIDRNS, encoded by the coding sequence ATGAAAGAGGCTTATATCCTGGATCAGACCTTTGAAAACACGGCATGTTCCCAATTAGAAAAAGGCGAATATGAAAACTGTACTTTTAGAAACTGTAGTTTTGAATATGGTGATCTTTCAGGTTTCAGCTTTACAGATTGTGAATTCATCAGTTGTAATCTGAGCATGGCAAAGCTGGTTAATACAGGCTTTCGAGAGGTTATTTTTAAGGAGTGTAAAATGTTCGGACTTCAGTTCAATACCTGTAACGAATTTGGAATGACATTTAAATTTGAAGGCTGTTTCCTGAATAATTCCGTATTCTATCAAACCTCTATTAAAAAAACTGTTTTTAAAGACTCCAGATTAATTGAAGTTGATTTCACTGAATGTGACTTGTCAAACGCTGTAATTAACAATTGTGATTTGTCAGGAGCTGTTTTTGATGATACAAACCTTGAAAAGGCAGATCTAAGGACTTCTTTTAACTATTCTATAGATCCGGCTTTAAATAGGCTTAAAAAGGCCAAATTCTCCCTTTCTGAAGTATCTGGACTCCTGTATAAGCTGGATATACAAATAGACAGGAATAGCTAG